Genomic segment of candidate division KSB1 bacterium:
ATCGATATGAAATCCCCGAACCTTAACCTCCGCGATCCGGTGATGTACCGCATTATCCACCACCCCCACCATCGCACGGGGGACAAGTGGTGCATCTACCCCACCTACGATTGGGCGCACGGGCAGAGCGACTCCATCGAGGGCATTACCCACTCCATCTGTACCTTGGAATTTGAGGATCACCGGCCTCTGTACGATTGGTTCCTCGAGGCCCTGGGGATACACCACCCCCGTCAGATTGAATTTGCCCGCCTGGAACTCACCTACACCGTGCTGAGCAAACGGAAGCTGCGGCGGCTGGTGGAAGAGGGATACGTCCGCGGCTGGGACGATCCGCGAATGCCCACCATTGCGGGGATGCGCCGGCGCGGCTACACGCCCGAGGCCATCCGCGAGTTCTGCGAGCGGATCGGCGTGGCCAAGAGCAACTCGGTCGTAGATATAGCCCTGCTGGAACACTATGTGCGGCAGGACCTCAACAAGCGGGCGCCAAGGCGCTTTGCCGTGCTCCATCCGCTCCGGGTCGTGATCGAGAACTACCCGGAAGATCAGGTGGAGTACATGGACTGCGTCAACAATCCCGAGGATCTGAGCCAGGGAACACGCAAGGTGCCTTTCTCCCGCGTGCTGTACATCGAGCGCGATGACTTTCGCGAAGTCCCGCCGAAGAAGTTCTACCGCCTTGCCCCGGGCCGGGAGGTAAGGCTTCGCTACGCCTACTTCATTCGCTGTGTGGATGTCGTAAAGGATCCTCAGACGGGAGAGGTTGTGGAGCTGCGCTGCACGTACGACCCCGCCACGCGGGGTGGGGACGCCCCCGATGGGCGAAAAGTTCAGGCCACTCTCCATTGGGTTTCAGCAGCCCATGCCCTCAAGGCGGAAGTTCGCCT
This window contains:
- a CDS encoding glutamine--tRNA ligase/YqeY domain fusion protein; amino-acid sequence: PPEPNGYLHIGHAKSIVLNFGLAEQYGGKCNLRLDDTNPLTEDPHYVEAIKRDVRWLGYDWGEREYYASDYFDQLYEWAIKLIKEGKAYVDDLSPEEIRRYRGTLTEPGIESPYRNRSVEENLELFERMRRGEFPEGSRVLRAKIDMKSPNLNLRDPVMYRIIHHPHHRTGDKWCIYPTYDWAHGQSDSIEGITHSICTLEFEDHRPLYDWFLEALGIHHPRQIEFARLELTYTVLSKRKLRRLVEEGYVRGWDDPRMPTIAGMRRRGYTPEAIREFCERIGVAKSNSVVDIALLEHYVRQDLNKRAPRRFAVLHPLRVVIENYPEDQVEYMDCVNNPEDLSQGTRKVPFSRVLYIERDDFREVPPKKFYRLAPGREVRLRYAYFIRCVDVVKDPQTGEVVELRCTYDPATRGGDAPDGRKVQATLHWVSAAHALKAEVRLYDYLFTKPDPDDVPEGQDFTANFNPNSLQIVEAWVEPSLAEAKPGDRFQFERVGYFCVDPDSTEGRLVFNRTVTLKDTWAKLEKSGRVE